DNA sequence from the Candidatus Latescibacter sp. genome:
AGCTGTTTAATACTTTTTGCCAAATCATCATCCTTCATCTTTTTGGAAGCTGGGACCGTGCTGCGCTCATATAATCCCCGGCAGCCCATCTTGGTTATACCGGAAAGGGCGGTGCCATTCTTTCGGCGGGTGCTTGGCCAGGCCGTCCTTGTTCAACTCGATGCCCAGCCCGGGCCTGTCGGGGATTTCAAGCCAGCCGTCCTTGAACTCCACCGGCCTGTCCACCACATCGAGCCGTTCAGCACTGTCGTCGGGCAGGTATTCGAGAATGAGGAAATTGGGGATGGCCGCGGAGAGATGCACACTGGCCGCAGTCGCTACAGGCCCCATAGGATTGTGCGGCGCCAGGGGGACATAGTACGATTCGGCCACGGCGGCGATTTTCTTCATCTCGGTTATCCCGCCGGCGATGCAGATGTCCGGCTGGATGATGGAGGCGGCCTCACGGTTCAGAAGCTCCCGGAACTCCCATTTCGTATAGAGCATTTCGCCGGTGGCGACCGGAATGGAGGTGCTGCGGGCTACCTGGGCGAGGGCGTCCATATTCTCGGGCCGCGTGGGCTCTTCCAGAAACATCGGGCGATACGGTTCCAGGACATTCGCCGCCTCGATAGCCTGGTACAGAGTAGGGATCGCAGCGTGGAAGTCCACTGCAATGTCTATGTCCGGCCCCAGGATTTCACGGATCGCGCGCATCCGTTTTTCACCTTCGCGGACCATGCTGTTCCAGGGAGGGATGGATTCCCCGCAGAACAGGGGAAAGCATTTCACCGCAGTATATCCGTACTTTTCCACTATCTTTTTCCCATGCTCGGCGATTTCTTTGGGTGAATTTCCGGAAGCGTGGCCGTAGGTTCGTATCCTGTCCCGGCATTTTCCGCCGAGAAGCGCCCAGACCGGCAGTCCGGCGGCTTTCCCCTTGATATCCCAGAGGGCAATATCGATTCCGGAGAGCGCCGACATCAGAATCAGTCCCCCGGGGAAACGGCTGAAATTGTACATCATCTGCCAGAGCCGCTCGCTCTCGCGGGGGTCTTTCCCGATCAGCCATGACTCGAAATGTTTTACCGTGGCGGCGACCGCTTCATCCGGTCCGACCGAATATGCTTCCCCGATGCCGGTGAGACCCTCGTCTGTGACCACCTCGATGAAGATGAGATTACGGTGCGCTTCCTTGCTGAACCAGGTGTTTATGGCGGAAATCTGCATGTTTGAAGTATCCTTTCTTTACAAAGAAAAGAATTTGACCCGTTTCGATAATAGACCCTGAAACAAGTTCAGGGTGACCTGTGACCCGGCTTCGAATAATGTCATGCCGAACTTGATTCGGCATCTATTTCAAAAACAGATAATTTACGATTGAATTTAAAACACCACTCTTGCCAATAAAAGCAAAAACTGCGGCTGAGAGGCCAGGGCGGACATGAGCACGCGGACCGGGGTCCGCTTATCCACGGGGATTTCTATCAGCTCGTGAGCCAGGGAGTTGAACCGCTCGTCAGGCAGATTCAGGATGCCTTCCTTCAGGCGGTAAAACCGACGGTTCATGTCGCCAAACCGTTCATTGCAGCGTTTTACATACGGCCTGAGTGCGGCTTCCGCAGCATCCCCCATTTTCAGCGCAGCGAGAGCAGTCTCCCCGGCAATACGGCCGGCAATCATGCCGTTGATGATGCCCCCGCCGGTGATGGGATTGGCCATGTGCGCCGCATCGCCGCACACCATCACCCCATCGGCGATCATTTTTTTTATCCCGCCGGTGCAGGGCACGCCTCCTATAGTCCGTGAAACCACCGCCGCAGCAGGGAAGTACTTTGCCAGGAATGCATCGAGATACTGAAAAGGCCTTTTCCCCAGGGCAAAATCCCCGGCAATGCCCAGACCCACATTCGCTGTTCCCTTCCCCTTGGGAAAGAGCCATGCATATCCCCGGGGTGCAAACTCATTCGTGAAATACATTCTGAACATGTTCGGCTCGAAGTCGATGCCGGCAAGGGTAACCTGGGCGCAGGTCTCCATATCGTGGGGGTTTACGCTTGTTTCCAATCCCGCCCAGCGCGCGGCGCGGGATTCTACTCCATCGGCGGCAACCACTACCCGCGCCCGTACATCCCACTTTCGATCACAATTCGAAAGAGATACCGTCCGGAAACCTCCGTCATAGCCGGACATTCCCACCGCCTCCACTGCGGTCAAGACCTTGGCGCCTTTCCCGGCGGCTTCCTGGGCGATCATCCGGTCGAAGACGAGGCGTTCGAGAATATACCCCTTACCCCCCCCGGCGGCCATCTCTACCTTCGTGCCGTCCGGCGCGACAAGGCAGTACGATTCGATCTCTGCCGCAACCCATTCGGGCCGGGGTGTGAAAAACTCGCTGAGACCTTTCTCGTCAACCCCCTCCGCGCACCGTACCGGGCTGCCGATCACCGGGTCGCGTTCCACCATGAGTGTCGCCAGTCCGCCTTCCGCCGCGGTCAGCGCCGCCATCGATCCGGCCGGTCCCCCTCCAATTACCACGACATCATATGTCTGCATAATCGTTGAATCTCCAGTAGTATATGGTTGTAAATACAATATAGTCAGAGGTAGTATGGTTTTCAAGGCGATAGATTATGGGGGGAAAAACAGGGAAGAATACTTTAATGATGCCACGGTTTTTAAGTGATCAGTTACATTCCCGCGATGGCCTGAATTTTTTTGAAGAAGTTGCTTTTTATACTGATTTGCTTTACATTTGTTAAGATGCATTTTTAAGAAGTGTTAGCAAACAATACATTAAACAGGTATGTTGCTAAGTAAGCCAGGGGTGATCATCCGAATGATTAATCCCCCCTGCCCCCCTTATTAAGGGGGGAAAAAGAAAATTGTTCCTGTTATTATGTAAACATTTATTAGGATTTGACAGAACCCTCTCCCTAAATTCCCCCCTTAATAGGGGGGGATGCCGAAGGCAGGGGGGATCTATAAAGATACAGGAGCACTCAATTTCTCTCATTTACTATATGTTGCTGACTTAACGACATAACCGCAATACATTATTTACCTCTCCACTTCGAGAAAGGACCTCAATTCCATGAAAAAAGTAAACGCCTCTCTCTTTACTTTTGCGATGTATTTTGCGGTATCGGCCTCTCCTCTCCTGGCCACGGGAGTCTGCGCGCACCGCGGGGAGCACCGTACCGCTCCGGAGAACACGATTCCGGCTTTTATCGCGGCGGTGAAAATGGGGGTGCAGCAGATCGAATTCGATGTGCATTCCACCAAAGACGGCAAGATGATCATCATGCACGATGCCACGGTGGACCGCACCACGAACGGCAAGGGGAAGATTCTGGATATGACTTTCGATGAGGTTCGGGCGCTGGATGCGGGAAGCAAATTCGACAAGAAGTTCGCCGGAACGAAGGTTCCGATCCCGCGTGAAGCCC
Encoded proteins:
- a CDS encoding NAD(P)/FAD-dependent oxidoreductase, which codes for MQTYDVVVIGGGPAGSMAALTAAEGGLATLMVERDPVIGSPVRCAEGVDEKGLSEFFTPRPEWVAAEIESYCLVAPDGTKVEMAAGGGKGYILERLVFDRMIAQEAAGKGAKVLTAVEAVGMSGYDGGFRTVSLSNCDRKWDVRARVVVAADGVESRAARWAGLETSVNPHDMETCAQVTLAGIDFEPNMFRMYFTNEFAPRGYAWLFPKGKGTANVGLGIAGDFALGKRPFQYLDAFLAKYFPAAAVVSRTIGGVPCTGGIKKMIADGVMVCGDAAHMANPITGGGIINGMIAGRIAGETALAALKMGDAAEAALRPYVKRCNERFGDMNRRFYRLKEGILNLPDERFNSLAHELIEIPVDKRTPVRVLMSALASQPQFLLLLARVVF
- the dgoD gene encoding galactonate dehydratase; this encodes MQISAINTWFSKEAHRNLIFIEVVTDEGLTGIGEAYSVGPDEAVAATVKHFESWLIGKDPRESERLWQMMYNFSRFPGGLILMSALSGIDIALWDIKGKAAGLPVWALLGGKCRDRIRTYGHASGNSPKEIAEHGKKIVEKYGYTAVKCFPLFCGESIPPWNSMVREGEKRMRAIREILGPDIDIAVDFHAAIPTLYQAIEAANVLEPYRPMFLEEPTRPENMDALAQVARSTSIPVATGEMLYTKWEFRELLNREAASIIQPDICIAGGITEMKKIAAVAESYYVPLAPHNPMGPVATAASVHLSAAIPNFLILEYLPDDSAERLDVVDRPVEFKDGWLEIPDRPGLGIELNKDGLAKHPPKEWHRPFRYNQDGLPGII